The proteins below come from a single Staphylococcus sp. MI 10-1553 genomic window:
- a CDS encoding NAD/NADP-dependent octopine/nopaline dehydrogenase family protein, translating into MKIAIVGSGNGAVTAAVDMMNQGHHVKLYCRNQSISKFDYAIEQGGFNFNNEGTESFVPFTNISDDMGYVLEGAEIVMLCIPSSFIEYYAELMSSHINNDQIIFFNMAAAMGSARFIKVLEEYKIETRPIFSEANTLTYGTRVNFETASVDLSLNVRKVYFSTLNEKDLTQTFKKVESLYPYIVKEESLWRTNLENGNPEVHPGPTLLNVGRIDYSGDFALYKEGITNHTVRLLHAVEVERLTLGRKLGFELETAKEARIARGYLEREMEDEPLNKLFNHSPVFSRIPGPNKVNNRYLTEDIAYGLVLWSSLGREIGVPTPNIDAIIVIASTILERDFFNEGLTIEYLGRENVGLASY; encoded by the coding sequence ATGAAAATAGCAATTGTAGGATCAGGTAACGGGGCAGTGACAGCAGCGGTTGATATGATGAATCAAGGGCATCACGTCAAACTGTATTGTCGTAACCAATCCATCAGTAAATTTGATTATGCTATTGAACAAGGTGGTTTTAATTTTAATAATGAGGGCACAGAAAGTTTTGTACCGTTCACGAATATAAGTGACGACATGGGCTATGTCTTAGAGGGTGCTGAAATTGTTATGTTATGTATCCCTTCGTCATTTATCGAATATTATGCGGAATTAATGTCATCGCATATTAATAATGATCAAATCATCTTTTTTAATATGGCAGCAGCAATGGGTTCAGCACGTTTTATTAAAGTTTTAGAAGAATACAAAATAGAGACACGTCCAATCTTTTCAGAAGCGAACACTTTAACGTATGGGACACGCGTCAACTTTGAAACAGCTTCAGTCGATTTATCATTAAATGTACGAAAAGTTTATTTCTCTACATTAAATGAAAAGGATTTAACACAAACGTTTAAAAAAGTGGAATCGCTCTATCCATATATTGTTAAAGAAGAAAGTTTATGGCGTACAAATTTAGAAAACGGTAATCCAGAAGTACATCCTGGACCAACGTTATTGAATGTGGGACGTATTGATTACAGTGGAGATTTTGCGCTATATAAAGAAGGGATTACGAATCATACGGTGCGCCTGTTACATGCAGTCGAAGTCGAGCGTTTAACGTTAGGGCGTAAGCTAGGATTTGAGTTGGAAACGGCGAAAGAAGCCCGTATTGCACGTGGTTATTTAGAGCGTGAGATGGAAGATGAACCACTCAACAAACTGTTCAACCACAGCCCGGTCTTTTCGCGAATTCCAGGACCGAATAAAGTAAACAACCGCTATTTAACTGAAGATATTGCTTATGGTCTCGTATTATGGTCGAGTTTAGGTAGAGAAATAGGGGTACCTACACCGAATATTGATGCCATTATTGTGATTGCCTCAACGATTTTAGAGCGTGATTTTTTCAATGAGGGATTAACAATTGAATACTTAGGAAGAGAAAATGTAGGATTAGCTTCTTACTAA
- a CDS encoding NAD(P)-dependent oxidoreductase, protein MKKVFIAGPIPEKGLEILKAHFEVEMYEGEGIIDKETLKNGVKDAFGLVSLLSTEVDQEVIDSGTELQFIANYGAGFNNVDIDYARSKNIDVSNTPKASTDATAELTMAILLAVARRIPEGDQLMRNQGFNGWAPLFFRGREVSGKTIGIIGLGEIGTAVAQRAKGFNMNILYTGPHQKPDKEQALGTQYVDLDTLLQNADFVTINAAYQPSMKHMIDTPQLKMMKPTSYLINASRGPIVHEAALLEALENKMIEGAALDVYEFEPEITEGLKSLKNVVITPHIGNATFEARDMMAEMVANNLIKKATGETPDYIVNASK, encoded by the coding sequence ATGAAAAAAGTATTTATCGCAGGTCCTATCCCAGAAAAAGGACTTGAAATATTAAAAGCTCATTTTGAAGTTGAGATGTACGAAGGTGAAGGAATTATTGATAAAGAAACGCTTAAAAACGGTGTTAAAGATGCTTTCGGACTTGTCAGCTTATTATCTACAGAAGTGGACCAAGAAGTGATTGATAGTGGTACAGAACTTCAGTTCATTGCCAATTATGGGGCTGGTTTTAACAATGTTGATATTGACTACGCACGTTCAAAAAACATCGATGTTTCCAATACACCTAAGGCTTCCACTGATGCAACAGCTGAATTAACAATGGCGATTTTGCTTGCTGTCGCACGACGCATACCTGAAGGGGATCAACTCATGCGCAATCAAGGGTTCAATGGTTGGGCACCGTTATTTTTCCGAGGCCGTGAAGTATCTGGAAAAACAATCGGGATTATTGGACTCGGTGAAATTGGTACCGCGGTTGCACAGCGCGCCAAAGGATTCAACATGAATATTCTTTATACAGGACCACATCAAAAACCTGATAAAGAGCAAGCGCTCGGTACGCAATATGTTGATTTAGATACATTGCTACAAAACGCTGATTTTGTAACAATTAATGCGGCTTACCAACCTTCAATGAAACACATGATCGATACACCTCAGCTTAAAATGATGAAACCGACAAGTTACCTCATCAATGCTTCTCGTGGCCCAATTGTCCACGAAGCTGCACTGCTCGAAGCATTGGAAAACAAAATGATTGAAGGGGCTGCACTCGACGTTTATGAGTTTGAACCTGAAATTACTGAAGGGTTAAAGTCATTGAAGAATGTCGTCATTACGCCTCATATCGGAAATGCCACATTTGAAGCTCGTGATATGATGGCAGAAATGGTAGCAAATAATTTAATTAAAAAGGCAACTGGAGAAACACCAGATTATATTGTCAATGCCTCTAAATGA
- a CDS encoding alpha/beta hydrolase family protein, producing the protein MQVYQLSMNEDRTIYSHVEAANVSQCINICILEDNEIVKVNVEEVVFLEWLSKNLLLIQTKHNLLTYDITSRQKNEYVFLKDKIRKVLGFSNTYFDYVVQLTIDNIEIKRYYFLNGRTEEIMSVDTISYDFNVYKKVIDSECLFKYKQEILKNLDVELDVISDSWKGNKLLVSNSNLKCSIMINDEVYIKGSGYVDKAYILDEYVLFSFSNFKRPRALYKIMLNKLKECFLVGETSEKLSDTYFQLDNVQKQLIGDRQVPVVKIEPQNFKFKTVIFLHGGPDTYIRNEYLDFLNPMLQNGIEVLLVDYSGSISYGTKFYQRLLNNNGEEALKDIESILIKIRNKCKHIFVIGESFGGYLAIVSAIRFPHIISKSIAINGFTDYRYQYIFSAARPVVKKYFDIKVSKNNPIDLIEKNSNITPLVFIHGIKDVYCPIKQIEIFVEKSKVLGHENIKLIKIEEAGHYSMLPRVMNKFYLHLIDVII; encoded by the coding sequence ATGCAAGTATATCAATTATCTATGAATGAGGATAGAACGATTTATTCTCATGTTGAAGCAGCGAACGTTAGTCAATGTATAAATATATGTATTTTAGAGGATAATGAAATTGTAAAAGTTAATGTAGAAGAAGTAGTTTTTTTAGAATGGTTGTCAAAAAACTTACTTTTAATACAAACTAAACATAATCTTTTAACATATGATATTACTTCTCGTCAAAAAAATGAATATGTATTTTTGAAAGATAAAATTAGAAAAGTATTAGGGTTTAGTAATACATATTTTGATTATGTTGTTCAATTAACAATTGATAATATAGAAATTAAAAGATACTATTTTTTGAATGGAAGAACAGAAGAAATTATGTCAGTTGACACAATATCTTATGATTTTAATGTATACAAAAAAGTAATAGATTCAGAATGTCTGTTTAAGTATAAACAAGAAATTTTGAAAAATTTAGATGTAGAACTGGATGTTATTTCAGATAGTTGGAAAGGAAATAAGCTATTGGTTTCTAATAGTAACTTAAAGTGTTCTATTATGATTAACGATGAAGTTTATATTAAAGGGAGTGGGTATGTAGATAAGGCATATATACTAGACGAATATGTATTGTTTTCATTCTCAAATTTTAAGCGTCCTAGAGCTCTGTATAAAATAATGTTAAACAAGTTGAAGGAATGTTTTTTAGTGGGAGAGACCAGTGAAAAACTTTCGGATACTTATTTTCAATTAGATAATGTTCAAAAGCAACTAATTGGTGACAGGCAAGTTCCTGTAGTCAAAATTGAACCTCAAAACTTTAAATTTAAAACTGTAATATTTTTGCATGGAGGTCCCGACACTTATATTAGGAATGAGTATTTAGATTTTTTAAATCCAATGTTACAAAATGGTATAGAAGTATTGTTAGTGGATTATTCAGGGAGTATAAGCTATGGAACAAAGTTTTATCAAAGATTGCTAAATAATAATGGTGAAGAGGCACTAAAGGATATAGAGTCTATATTGATAAAAATTAGAAATAAATGTAAGCATATATTTGTCATAGGAGAAAGTTTCGGTGGATATCTTGCTATAGTTTCAGCTATTAGATTTCCACATATTATTAGCAAAAGTATAGCCATAAATGGCTTTACTGATTATAGATATCAGTATATTTTTTCTGCAGCTAGGCCAGTAGTAAAAAAATATTTTGATATAAAAGTCTCTAAAAATAATCCAATTGATTTAATTGAGAAAAATTCTAATATAACACCTTTAGTTTTTATTCACGGTATAAAGGATGTTTATTGTCCTATCAAACAAATAGAAATCTTCGTAGAGAAATCAAAAGTACTAGGACATGAAAACATTAAATTAATAAAAATTGAAGAAGCAGGACACTATAGTATGCTACCAAGAGTTATGAATAAATTTTATTTACATTTAATTGATGTAATTATTTGA
- a CDS encoding ABC transporter permease, producing the protein MKKLNYRDQRSNLIESIFKMSYIEFRALINNKHLIYTQILIPILYFLFYSTGIASTFGMIHYGSKEVSFLQFSFIGIIGLIVYSQMAQSVYRIILDRKWGLLALKYFKGVTPLAYIIGKMSFPLFNFLIQVVVLYLISLIFGDYFSVKRFILIALCSIIMMIFWFSVGTVISLKITSYKIRDLILNTLLLPVSFTAPIFFSFDKAPLLIRTISYLNPLTYQLNAMRDIGFGVSNPFNIGIVMMMAILMSTIALYSIKNAKLTTNER; encoded by the coding sequence ATGAAAAAGTTAAATTATAGAGATCAAAGGTCGAATCTAATAGAGTCTATTTTTAAGATGAGCTACATTGAGTTTAGAGCATTAATCAACAATAAACATTTAATTTACACTCAAATACTTATTCCTATCCTTTATTTCCTATTTTATTCAACAGGCATTGCTTCAACTTTTGGCATGATTCATTATGGCAGTAAAGAAGTTTCTTTTTTACAATTCTCTTTTATCGGCATTATAGGATTGATTGTATATAGTCAAATGGCACAATCTGTTTATAGGATTATATTGGATCGAAAGTGGGGATTACTAGCGTTAAAATACTTCAAAGGGGTTACGCCACTTGCATATATTATCGGAAAAATGTCTTTCCCGTTATTTAACTTTTTAATACAGGTTGTTGTCCTCTATTTAATTTCGCTCATTTTTGGAGACTATTTTTCAGTGAAGCGATTTATACTGATTGCTTTATGTTCTATCATTATGATGATTTTTTGGTTTTCAGTAGGAACTGTTATCTCGTTGAAAATAACGTCATACAAAATAAGGGATTTAATTTTGAACACTTTATTATTACCGGTTTCTTTTACAGCACCCATTTTCTTTAGTTTTGATAAAGCACCGCTATTAATTCGTACAATATCTTATTTAAATCCTTTAACCTACCAGTTAAATGCAATGAGAGATATTGGATTTGGTGTTTCTAATCCTTTCAATATAGGGATTGTTATGATGATGGCGATTTTAATGTCTACAATTGCACTGTATTCAATAAAAAATGCAAAATTAACAACGAATGAAAGATAG
- a CDS encoding DMT family transporter yields MSWFALFLAGLFEVLGVLWLNEYARQHQKRFIVLLAITFALSLLSLSWAMQDIPMGTAYAIWTGIGTAGGTILGMVVYQESKQFIRIFFIFLIIISAVGLKLVV; encoded by the coding sequence ATGAGTTGGTTCGCACTCTTTTTAGCAGGCTTATTTGAAGTATTAGGTGTGCTTTGGTTAAACGAATATGCACGCCAACATCAAAAACGTTTTATTGTGTTACTCGCTATCACCTTTGCTTTGAGCTTACTCAGTCTTTCGTGGGCAATGCAAGACATACCAATGGGGACTGCTTATGCAATTTGGACAGGAATCGGTACAGCTGGTGGTACGATTTTAGGTATGGTCGTTTATCAGGAGTCCAAACAGTTTATTAGAATCTTTTTCATTTTCTTGATTATCATTTCTGCTGTCGGACTGAAATTAGTTGTATAA
- a CDS encoding DMT family transporter: MQWTKVIFAGLMEVVWVIGLTHSHLLYQWILTIALIGLSFWMMVSASRVLPVGTVYAVFVGIGTLGTVIVGMLFFNESVSFIKLFFILTLLIGVIGLKLTTDQAGEQQ, from the coding sequence ATGCAATGGACGAAAGTGATTTTCGCTGGTTTAATGGAGGTGGTCTGGGTCATTGGCTTAACGCATTCTCATCTGCTTTACCAATGGATATTGACCATTGCGCTGATCGGTTTAAGTTTTTGGATGATGGTGTCCGCTTCACGTGTCTTACCTGTAGGGACAGTATATGCAGTATTCGTCGGTATTGGCACGTTAGGCACTGTCATTGTCGGCATGCTGTTCTTCAATGAGTCAGTTAGCTTTATCAAACTATTCTTCATCCTCACATTACTTATCGGCGTTATCGGTCTCAAATTAACGACAGATCAGGCAGGTGAACAGCAATGA
- the abc-f gene encoding ribosomal protection-like ABC-F family protein, producing the protein MTMLKDIYIEFLGKALLTIDRLEILDGDKIAIIGANGSGKTTLLNLISGHFNNFSGIFEKNHDFLYLKQIENNNELGNETNYALISKMGGVPYSGSFENCSGGEKIRLGLSNVIKDEFVNLMLDEPTTNLDLSSVKFLMKTLKNHQGTIIFTTHDRNLVEEIATKIWVIENHKVKEYKGSWTDYTEQKQLERATVENINTQIDVQKEQLQSAIQNKREALKRTSNVTSSKKNKRINPGRLGQSKSRGSSQKGISRQIKSLEKKLENIPMKKGILENKEIQFPSMDIQKSSRIVMYANELTIHAGDNMLLDNTSFQIETGEKVAFVGNNGVGKTTLLNHIYHRHEAIIISSNVKFSYLRQDFFFDQKDVDLIHFVMNDTEHSYDFVVDVLEKIGFDKSDLVKQTTTLSAGEQLKALLATSLLNRSNVLMLDEPTNYLDIDAIQGLEQLIKQYPGTILFTSHDSFFVDKIATVIYEISQRKLKRIR; encoded by the coding sequence ATGACAATGTTAAAAGATATCTATATTGAATTTTTAGGTAAAGCATTATTGACAATTGACCGATTAGAAATATTAGATGGTGATAAAATTGCGATTATCGGTGCGAATGGAAGCGGAAAAACAACCCTTTTAAATTTAATTTCGGGTCATTTTAACAATTTTTCAGGAATTTTTGAAAAAAACCATGACTTTCTATATTTAAAACAAATTGAGAACAACAATGAATTAGGAAACGAAACGAATTATGCGTTGATCTCTAAAATGGGGGGCGTTCCGTATAGTGGCAGTTTTGAAAATTGTAGTGGAGGGGAAAAAATTAGATTAGGTTTATCAAATGTGATCAAAGATGAATTTGTCAATTTAATGCTTGATGAACCGACGACAAATTTAGATTTGAGTAGTGTAAAATTTTTAATGAAGACATTAAAAAATCACCAAGGCACTATTATTTTTACGACACACGACAGAAATTTAGTGGAAGAAATTGCGACAAAAATTTGGGTCATCGAAAATCACAAAGTAAAAGAATACAAAGGAAGCTGGACAGATTACACGGAACAAAAACAACTAGAAAGAGCAACGGTTGAAAATATAAATACCCAAATAGACGTACAAAAAGAACAGTTACAATCGGCGATACAAAATAAAAGAGAAGCATTAAAACGCACTTCTAATGTGACATCAAGTAAAAAGAATAAAAGAATAAATCCAGGAAGATTAGGACAATCTAAATCAAGGGGGAGTAGTCAAAAAGGGATTTCTCGACAAATTAAATCACTTGAGAAGAAATTAGAAAATATTCCAATGAAAAAGGGAATACTTGAAAATAAGGAGATACAATTCCCTTCTATGGATATACAGAAATCGAGTAGAATAGTGATGTATGCGAATGAACTGACGATTCATGCTGGTGATAACATGCTTTTAGACAACACATCTTTTCAAATTGAAACGGGTGAAAAAGTGGCTTTTGTTGGTAACAATGGGGTAGGAAAAACGACATTATTAAACCATATCTATCATCGTCATGAAGCCATCATCATATCTTCCAATGTTAAGTTTTCTTATTTAAGACAAGACTTTTTCTTTGATCAAAAGGACGTTGATCTTATCCATTTCGTTATGAATGATACTGAACATTCATATGATTTCGTTGTAGATGTTTTGGAAAAGATTGGCTTCGATAAAAGCGATTTAGTGAAACAAACAACGACACTTAGTGCAGGGGAACAGCTTAAAGCATTGCTTGCGACTTCATTGTTAAACCGTAGCAACGTCTTAATGTTGGACGAACCGACCAATTACCTAGACATTGATGCAATTCAAGGGTTAGAGCAATTGATCAAACAATATCCAGGAACGATATTATTTACATCACATGATAGCTTTTTTGTCGATAAAATTGCTACGGTCATTTATGAAATATCACAACGCAAATTAAAAAGAATCAGATAG
- a CDS encoding metal ABC transporter ATP-binding protein has product MKVENLSCFYENGDGIKNISFELNSGDFLALIGKSGAGKSTLINSILGILPLTEGEVLIADDLSSKDISFSPQNQAIDWYLNVFDNIYMEALFDGYSNAKAETIHALNKIGLEGKEKEDPTNLSGGQLQRVQLARQLVSNAKVLILDEPTSSLDVITSEKILDQLKDKTQEGKVCLISSHDLDMLERYCNKVLYIENGNLIFFGEINHFLEQYNRLNEYKVNYEGHLSKELEKNIAAHFNVIAWHPLTVEVNNGESINAILKLLIDHDIAIHAVEQNKRSLKEIIKLKG; this is encoded by the coding sequence TTGAAGGTCGAAAATTTATCTTGTTTTTATGAAAACGGAGATGGCATTAAAAATATTTCGTTTGAATTAAATAGTGGTGATTTCTTAGCACTTATTGGAAAAAGTGGTGCAGGTAAAAGTACATTAATCAATTCGATTTTAGGCATACTTCCTTTAACAGAGGGAGAGGTTTTGATAGCGGATGACTTATCGTCTAAAGACATTTCATTTAGCCCACAAAATCAAGCGATTGATTGGTATTTAAATGTTTTTGATAACATCTATATGGAGGCTTTATTTGATGGATATTCAAATGCTAAAGCAGAAACCATTCATGCATTAAATAAAATCGGTTTAGAAGGAAAAGAAAAGGAGGATCCAACAAATTTATCCGGTGGTCAATTGCAACGTGTACAGTTGGCAAGACAACTTGTATCAAACGCAAAAGTTTTAATTTTGGATGAACCGACATCTAGTTTGGATGTGATAACATCTGAGAAAATTTTAGATCAACTGAAAGATAAGACGCAAGAAGGAAAAGTTTGTTTAATCTCTTCTCATGATTTAGACATGTTAGAAAGGTACTGTAATAAAGTGCTGTATATTGAAAACGGCAACTTGATCTTTTTTGGTGAGATCAATCATTTTTTAGAACAATATAATCGTCTGAATGAATATAAAGTCAACTATGAAGGTCATCTCTCTAAAGAACTTGAAAAAAATATAGCAGCGCACTTTAATGTGATAGCGTGGCATCCTCTAACGGTTGAAGTCAATAATGGAGAATCTATTAATGCAATATTGAAATTATTGATTGATCATGATATCGCCATTCATGCTGTTGAACAAAATAAGCGTAGTTTAAAAGAGATTATTAAGTTAAAAGGGTAA
- a CDS encoding class III lanthionine synthetase LanKC N-terminal domain-containing protein, with protein sequence MEKGSLFELLNEKITQMKPEDFYEEGIWCHYLPISSYEVPNYGFKIHVSATLENVVDIAELIFPILINKNVRFKFIKSISHLGFLNMGNYGYSQIGKMCTIYPRDTNDLLYLLDLCYKKTKKFTSINIPSDFPYMCSNIVYYRYGELKIDKENDDTGFIDLRKKVIPDNVSISILDYYIPRLSDISEKYMPLKCLRVRGKSSVYLAIDSTRKSLCVMKKGNFLGEINLNGEDGLDRVYNEYLVLKELNHLNIFPTIYDVFYIDKSLFIVEEFIEGETLTDIFLNGDLQVKGSALLLGILEYLKIIHLHGYIINDLSPDNIVIDKSGNVRFIDAEYTVSERKYTEIMNLVGTPGFSKLEYSLKDKDLYSFICICYFFFNRKHYEDFRNETKENFIEKIDKNPRFLENISIRIDDILGMKEEEFFENSYENKIKLLENILKNI encoded by the coding sequence ATGGAGAAGGGTTCATTATTTGAATTACTAAATGAAAAAATCACACAAATGAAACCAGAAGATTTTTATGAGGAAGGGATATGGTGTCACTATTTACCTATATCATCCTATGAGGTACCAAATTATGGTTTTAAAATACATGTTTCAGCTACTCTAGAAAATGTTGTTGATATAGCAGAACTAATTTTTCCAATATTAATTAATAAAAACGTAAGGTTCAAATTTATCAAATCAATATCTCATTTAGGATTTCTGAATATGGGGAACTACGGTTATTCGCAAATTGGGAAAATGTGCACTATATACCCTAGAGATACAAATGATTTGTTGTATTTACTAGACTTGTGTTATAAAAAAACAAAAAAGTTTACTTCAATAAATATACCATCCGACTTTCCATATATGTGCAGTAACATTGTATATTATAGATATGGAGAACTTAAAATTGATAAAGAAAATGACGATACTGGATTCATTGATTTGAGAAAAAAAGTGATACCAGATAATGTATCAATTTCAATTTTGGACTATTATATACCACGGTTAAGTGATATTTCTGAAAAATATATGCCATTAAAGTGTTTACGAGTTAGAGGAAAATCATCAGTTTATTTAGCAATCGATTCTACTAGGAAAAGCCTATGTGTTATGAAAAAAGGAAATTTTTTAGGAGAAATTAATTTGAATGGAGAGGATGGACTTGACAGGGTATATAATGAATATTTAGTGTTGAAAGAATTGAACCACTTAAATATTTTCCCTACTATTTATGATGTATTCTATATAGACAAATCATTATTTATTGTTGAGGAATTTATTGAAGGGGAGACACTTACGGATATATTTTTAAATGGTGACTTGCAGGTAAAAGGAAGCGCTTTATTGTTGGGAATTTTAGAATATTTAAAGATTATTCATTTACATGGATATATTATTAATGATTTATCACCTGATAATATTGTGATTGATAAAAGTGGAAATGTAAGGTTCATTGATGCTGAATACACCGTGAGTGAAAGAAAATATACTGAAATAATGAACTTAGTGGGGACACCAGGTTTTTCTAAACTAGAGTATAGCTTAAAAGACAAGGATTTATATTCCTTTATTTGTATTTGTTACTTCTTCTTTAATAGAAAACATTACGAAGATTTTAGGAATGAAACAAAAGAAAATTTTATAGAAAAAATTGATAAAAATCCAAGATTTTTAGAGAATATATCTATTAGAATAGATGATATATTAGGAATGAAAGAAGAAGAATTTTTTGAAAATTCTTACGAAAACAAAATAAAATTACTAGAAAATATATTAAAAAATATATAA
- a CDS encoding CHAP domain-containing protein — translation MLKKFATTTTLTAGLGAAAAVGLQHDNAEAAEGNYSYSYSYNYGYNTNAQGNTNYNYNANSNQTYTYGQNTTSTSTSTQSTGVTSAGNLYTPGQCTWYVYDKVGGEIGSTWGNANNWASSASAAGFTVDNKPEEGSILQSNAGPMGHVAYVESVNEDGSITVSEMNYDGGPFNVSTRTISASEAGSYNYIHV, via the coding sequence ATGTTAAAAAAATTCGCTACTACAACTACATTAACTGCTGGATTAGGTGCTGCCGCTGCGGTGGGCTTACAACACGATAACGCTGAGGCTGCTGAAGGTAACTACAGCTATTCATACAGCTACAACTACGGCTATAACACAAATGCACAAGGTAACACAAACTACAACTACAATGCAAACAGCAACCAAACTTACACATACGGTCAAAATACAACAAGCACATCTACTTCAACGCAATCAACTGGCGTAACAAGTGCTGGAAACTTATACACACCTGGTCAATGTACTTGGTATGTATATGACAAAGTTGGCGGTGAAATTGGTTCAACTTGGGGTAACGCAAATAACTGGGCAAGCTCAGCATCAGCTGCAGGTTTCACTGTGGACAATAAGCCTGAAGAAGGTTCAATCTTACAATCAAATGCAGGTCCTATGGGGCACGTGGCATACGTTGAATCAGTAAATGAAGATGGTTCAATCACAGTATCAGAAATGAACTATGACGGCGGTCCTTTCAACGTAAGTACACGTACAATCTCTGCATCAGAAGCTGGTTCATACAACTACATTCACGTATAA
- the nhaC gene encoding Na+/H+ antiporter NhaC, with protein MKRKPTLLESLSTILVMMIVVCVGFIFFEIPVQPLLIISAAYASWIAWRVGLRWKDLEEGITDRLATAMPAIFIILTVGIIVGSWMYSGTVPALIYYGLKFLSPSYFLISAFLISAITSVATGTAWGSASTAGIALMAIGLHMDIPAGMAAGAIISGAVFGDKMSPLSDTTNLASLVTRVNIFSHIKHMIWTTVPASIIGIIVWHIASRKFSVQTNTAQIDALLKDIATMYHINFFVWLPLIVIVVCLLAKISTVPSMLISSVVAILVGWLNHGFQLKNGFIATFSGFTPKMLVGQEGLSQKALSLIEQGGMMSMTQVLVTIFCGYAFAGIVEKAGCLDVILHSISKNMNSRGQLILVTVIGSLMMVLAAGVASVVIIMVGVLLMQMYDKMDLDRVNLSRTLEDSGTMIIPLIPWGTSGIYYTQQLGVGVGQFFIWAVPCYLCVLIALFYGFTGIGIKKKAPVSS; from the coding sequence ATGAAAAGAAAACCTACTTTATTAGAGTCACTGTCAACTATTTTAGTGATGATGATTGTGGTTTGTGTGGGCTTTATCTTTTTTGAAATACCTGTACAACCTTTATTAATTATCTCGGCAGCTTATGCGTCATGGATTGCATGGCGTGTTGGCTTGCGTTGGAAAGATCTAGAAGAAGGGATTACAGATCGTTTAGCTACAGCGATGCCCGCGATATTCATTATTTTGACGGTCGGTATTATTGTTGGTTCATGGATGTATTCAGGCACTGTACCCGCACTGATTTATTACGGTTTGAAATTTTTAAGTCCGAGTTACTTTCTCATTTCGGCGTTTCTCATTTCAGCCATTACTTCAGTTGCAACAGGGACAGCATGGGGGTCAGCGTCCACTGCAGGTATTGCTTTAATGGCAATCGGCTTACATATGGATATTCCAGCAGGTATGGCAGCCGGTGCAATCATTTCAGGAGCAGTATTTGGCGATAAAATGTCACCTTTATCCGATACGACTAATTTGGCATCATTAGTCACACGCGTGAACATTTTCAGCCATATTAAACATATGATTTGGACGACTGTACCGGCATCTATCATCGGCATCATCGTTTGGCATATCGCATCAAGAAAGTTTTCAGTTCAGACGAATACAGCACAAATTGACGCATTGTTAAAAGACATTGCTACAATGTACCATATTAACTTTTTCGTTTGGCTTCCATTAATTGTCATTGTCGTTTGTCTCTTAGCTAAAATTTCAACCGTACCATCGATGCTCATTTCAAGTGTCGTGGCCATTTTAGTCGGCTGGTTGAACCACGGCTTTCAACTTAAAAATGGTTTTATTGCGACATTTAGTGGCTTTACACCAAAGATGTTAGTCGGTCAAGAAGGCTTGTCTCAAAAAGCGTTATCATTGATTGAACAAGGTGGCATGATGAGTATGACGCAAGTATTAGTGACGATTTTTTGTGGCTATGCTTTCGCGGGAATTGTCGAAAAAGCGGGCTGTTTAGACGTGATTTTGCATAGTATCTCTAAAAATATGAATTCACGCGGTCAGCTCATCCTTGTGACGGTCATCGGAAGTTTAATGATGGTACTCGCTGCAGGGGTTGCGTCAGTCGTCATTATTATGGTCGGCGTCTTACTCATGCAAATGTATGACAAAATGGACTTGGATCGGGTGAATTTATCTCGAACATTAGAAGATTCTGGTACGATGATCATCCCACTCATTCCATGGGGGACATCAGGCATTTATTATACGCAACAACTTGGTGTCGGTGTTGGTCAATTTTTCATTTGGGCAGTGCCGTGTTACCTTTGTGTACTCATCGCATTGTTCTATGGCTTTACAGGCATCGGCATTAAAAAGAAAGCGCCTGTTTCATCATAA